In Papaver somniferum cultivar HN1 chromosome 1, ASM357369v1, whole genome shotgun sequence, a genomic segment contains:
- the LOC113329816 gene encoding 60S ribosomal protein L14-1-like isoform X2, whose translation MHVHPVESLIHDPDKLADLLYHSFPLPEISKMALVDAPDMVRSQMSFKRLSLTDIKIDIGRTPKKKVLIRAMEVADVKKKWESSSWDRKFIVQKKRASLNDFDRFKVMLAKIKRGKAIHRELKKLKEVAARREIAITVLREMKAEMEHKAA comes from the exons ATGCACGTACACCCCGTGGAATCCCTAATCCATGATCCAGACAAACTCGCCGACCTGCTCTATCATTCCTTCCCACTGCCAGAAATCTCAAAAATG GCACTTGTTGATGCTCCTGATATGGTTAGAAGCCAAATGAGCTTCAAAAGGCTCTCGTTAACAGACATCAAGATTGACATTGGTAGAACCCCCAAAAAGAAGGTTTTGATTCGCGCCATGGAGGTTGCAG ATGTTAAGAAGAAATGGGAAAGCAGCTCTTGGGATAGAAAGTTTATTGTTCAGAAGAAAAGAGCATCCTTGAATGACTTTGACAGGTTCAAGGTCATGTTGGCAAAGATCAAG AGGGGTAAAGCTATTCATCGGGAGCTCAAGAAGTTGAAGGAAGTGGCTGCTAGGAGGGAGATAGCCATCACGGTCTTGAGGGAGATGAAGGCTGAGATGGAGCACAAGGCTGCATAA
- the LOC113329816 gene encoding probable 60S ribosomal protein L14 isoform X1: MHVHPVESLIHDPDKLADLLYHSFPLPEISKMPFKRYVEIGRVLSLTTEKIMALVDAPDMVRSQMSFKRLSLTDIKIDIGRTPKKKVLIRAMEVADVKKKWESSSWDRKFIVQKKRASLNDFDRFKVMLAKIKRGKAIHRELKKLKEVAARREIAITVLREMKAEMEHKAA, from the exons ATGCACGTACACCCCGTGGAATCCCTAATCCATGATCCAGACAAACTCGCCGACCTGCTCTATCATTCCTTCCCACTGCCAGAAATCTCAAAAATG CCTTTCAAGCGTTATGTTGAGATCGGGAGAGTGCTCTCGTTAACTACGGAGAAAATTATG GCACTTGTTGATGCTCCTGATATGGTTAGAAGCCAAATGAGCTTCAAAAGGCTCTCGTTAACAGACATCAAGATTGACATTGGTAGAACCCCCAAAAAGAAGGTTTTGATTCGCGCCATGGAGGTTGCAG ATGTTAAGAAGAAATGGGAAAGCAGCTCTTGGGATAGAAAGTTTATTGTTCAGAAGAAAAGAGCATCCTTGAATGACTTTGACAGGTTCAAGGTCATGTTGGCAAAGATCAAG AGGGGTAAAGCTATTCATCGGGAGCTCAAGAAGTTGAAGGAAGTGGCTGCTAGGAGGGAGATAGCCATCACGGTCTTGAGGGAGATGAAGGCTGAGATGGAGCACAAGGCTGCATAA